A genomic window from Salvia miltiorrhiza cultivar Shanhuang (shh) chromosome 5, IMPLAD_Smil_shh, whole genome shotgun sequence includes:
- the LOC131025809 gene encoding acyl-acyl carrier protein thioesterase ATL3, chloroplastic-like — MLHHPFTRITTTHIPLGFPAIVAAHQPLAPWRRCRHLASHSIRGAKGMTGFHEMELQVREYELDQFGVVNNAVYANYCEIGLYQISYMLDLINDGIVVAVKEASYKYIAPLRKKEKFLVKARVYDYSATRMYFEFFFLKLPNQEPILESKVTGVVLDKSFRPARIPPVVLSRINQLCSRETKERIRQHLL; from the exons ATGTTGCACCACCCTTTTACTCGCATCACCACCACACACATCCCACTTGGCTTTCCCGCCATCGTCGCTGCCCACCAGCCACTAGCACCGTGGAGGAGATGTCGTCATCTTGCTTCTCATAGCATCAGGGGTGCCAAAGG GATGACTGGGTTTCATGAGATGGAACTACAAGTTCGAGAGTATGAGTTGGACCAGTTTGGAGTTGTGAATAATGCCGTTTACGCTAATTATTGTGAGATTG GTTTGTATCAAATCTCCTACATGcttgatttaattaatgatgGCATAGTAGTAGCAGTCAAAGAAGCATCGTATAAGTACATCGCGCCTTTAAGG AAGAAAGAGAAGTTCTTGGTGAAAGCGAGGGTGTATGACTATTCGGCTACCCGGATGTATTTTGAATTCTTTTTCTTAAAGCTTCCAAATCAAGAG CCCATTTTGGAGAGTAAAGTCACCGGAGTTGTACTTGATAAGAGTTTCCGTCCAGCTCGTATTCCTCCAGTAGTCTTATCCAGAATCAATCAATTGTGCTCAAGGGAAACAAAAGAGAGAATTAGGCAACACTTGTTGTAG